The proteins below are encoded in one region of Brassica napus cultivar Da-Ae chromosome A6, Da-Ae, whole genome shotgun sequence:
- the LOC106346441 gene encoding heterogeneous nuclear ribonucleoprotein 87F-like — protein MNQENAGYGDNQKLLHQGSGTIPALADEELMGEDDDYDDLYSDVNVGESFFQAHNQPQAPVQVGGSIQAQNSTVSEPRMAVVSGGGVEGKYHNGISGPETRSDAYPPQGSSFGPKGMNVDVQSNQPNKVNPQGSTSIVLNTHSFSGNAVNVPEPPPVHNAYGGAPQGAQQIPVSQTSVNPSAMVNRSPTQPFVVDNGNTMLFVGELHWWTTDAEIESVLSQYGRVKEIKFFDERVSGKSKGYCQVEFYDSAAAAACKEGMNGFVFNGKACVVAFASPETLKQMGANFTGRNQGQNQMQNRRPLNEGMGRGNNNNNNNNNMNTQNGDGGRNFGRGGGFARGGQGMGNRGGHWGGAARGRGMNNMANGAGAGPYGGPGLAGPAFGGMMHPQGMMGAGGFDPTFMGRGGGYGGFPGLAYPGMPQPYPGVNPMGMVGIAPHVNPAFFGGAGMGTMGNAGMNGVHAGGMWNEASGGGGGGEEGGSEYGGYEDENQEKEEKPSREKERSTTERDWSESSGGDRRHKSHREEKDSHREYKHRDSEEYDRGQSSSKSRSRSRMSEDDHRSRSRDADYGKRRRGD, from the coding sequence ATGAATCAAGAAAACGCTGGTTATGGAGATAATCAGAAGCTACTTCACCAGGGAAGCGGGACTATTCCTGCTCTTGCTGATGAAGAGCTCATGGGAGAAGATGATGACTATGATGATCTCTATAGCGATGTTAATGTTGGTGAGAGCTTCTTCCAGGCTCATAATCAACCTCAAGCACCGGTTCAAGTGGGTGGAAGTATTCAAGCTCAGAATAGTACTGTTTCTGAACCGAGAATGGCAGTTGTATCTGGAGGTGGAGTTGAAGGGAAGTATCATAATGGGATCAGTGGACCTGAAACAAGATCAGATGCTTATCCTCCACAAGGATCTTCTTTTGGACCCAAAGGGATGAATGTTGATGTCCAGTCCAACCAACCCAACAAAGTTAATCCACAAGGATCAACATCTATTGTGTTGAACACGCATAGTTTTTCAGGGAATGCTGTGAATGTGCCTGAGCCTCCTCCTGTGCATAACGCTTATGGTGGTGCTCCTCAAGGTGCTCAGCAGATTCCTGTTAGCCAGACAAGTGTGAATCCAAGCGCAATGGTGAACAGAAGCCCCACGCAGCCGTTTGTTGTGGACAATGGGAACACCATGCTTTTCGTGGGGGAGTTGCACTGGTGGACGACGGATGCAGAGATTGAGAGTGTTCTTTCTCAGTACGGAAGAGTCAAAGAGATCAAGTTTTTCGACGAGAGAGTTAGCGGTAAATCCAAAGGGTATTGTCAGGTTGAGTTTTACGATTCAGCTGCTGCAGCTGCTTGCAAAGAAGGAATGAATGGGTTTGTTTTCAACGGTAAAGCGTGTGTTGTAGCCTTTGCTTCTCCTGAGACGCTGAAGCAGATGGGAGCTAACTTCACTGGGAGGAACCAAGGACAAAACCAAATGCAAAACAGAAGGCCTTTGAATGAGGGAATGGGAAgaggcaacaacaacaataacaacaacaacaacatgaatACGCAAAATGGAGACGGTGGAAGAAACTTTGGGAGAGGTGGTGGGTTTGCACGTGGTGGCCAAGGAATGGGAAACCGTGGAGGTCATTGGGGTGGTGCAGCGAGAGGCAGAGGGATGAACAACATGGCTAACGGTGCTGGTGCTGGACCGTATGGCGGCCCTGGACTCGCTGGTCCAGCGTTTGGTGGTATGATGCATCCACAGGGTATGATGGGAGCTGGTGGGTTTGATCCTACATTCATGGGTCGTGGCGGCGGTTATGGAGGGTTTCCTGGTCTTGCTTACCCCGGGATGCCTCAGCCTTATCCCGGTGTTAATCCGATGGGAATGGTTGGGATTGCTCCTCATGTTAATCCAGCATTTTTCGGCGGCGCGGGGATGGGAACGATGGGTAACGCAGGGATGAACGGAGTTCATGCAGGAGGGATGTGGAACGAGGCTAgtggaggaggtggtggtggtgaagaGGGTGGTTCTGAATACGGTGGGTATGAAGATGAAAaccaagagaaagaagagaagccATCACGTGAGAAAGAGCGTTCTACCACGGAACGTGACTGGTCTGAGAGCAGTGGTGGTGATAGAAGACACAAGAGTCACCGTGAAGAGAAAGATAGTCACCGCGAGTATAAGCACCGTGATTCTGAAGAGTATGATAGAGGACAGTCTTCTTCCAAGTCTCGAAGCAGATCAAGAATGTCGGAAGATGATCATAGGTCCAGGTCAAGAGATGCAGACTACGGAAAGCGAAGGCGAGGAGACTGA
- the LOC125610185 gene encoding actin-related protein 3 — protein sequence MDPTSRPAVVIDNGTGYTKMGFAGNVEPCFILPTVVASNESFLSQPKSSLKGSWAAQHNAGVAADMDFFIGDEALTKSRSSSTYNLHYPIEHGQVEDWDAMERYWQQCVFNYLRCDPEDHYFLLTESPLTPPESREYTGEILFETFNVPGLYIAVNSVLALAAGYTTSKCEMTGVVVDVGDGATRVVPVAEGYVIGSCIKTIPIAGKDVSLFIQQLMRERGENIPPEDSFDVARKVKELYCYTCSDIVKEFNKHDKEPGKYIKQWKGVKPKTGAPYTCDVGYERFLGPEVFFNPEIYSNDFTTSLPAVIDKCIQSAPIDTRRALYKNIVLSGGSTMFKDFGRRLQRDLKKIVDARVLANNARTGGEITSQPVEVNVVSHPVQKFAVWFGGSVLSSTPEFFASCRTKEEYEECGASICRTNPVFKGMY from the exons ATGGATCCGACTTCTCGACCCGCTGTTGTCATCGACAATGGAACCGG GTATACAAAGATGGGCTTTGCGGGTAACGTAGAGCCATGTTTCATTCTCCCGACAGTAGTTGCATCTAACGAGTCTTTCTTAAGCCAGCCCAAGAGTTCTTTAAAGGGCTCTTGGGCAGCTCAGCACAACGCTGGAGTTGCTGCTGATATGGACTTCTTTATAGGAGACGAAGCTCTCACGAAGTCACGGTCCAGTAGCACTTACAATCTTCATTATCCGATTGAGCATGGTCAAGTTGAGGATTGGGATGCGATGGAAAGGTATTGGCAGCAGTGTGTGTTTAACTATCTGAGGTGTGATCCAGAGGATCATTACTTTCTTCTCACCGAAAGCCCTCTCACTCCTCCTGAGAGCCGAGAGTACACTGGGGAGATTCTGTTCGAGACTTTTAATGTTCCTGGGCTTTACATTGCTGTTAACTCGGTGCTGGCACTTGCAGCTGGGTACACTACATCAAAG TGTGAGATGACAGGGGTTGTAGTTGATGTTGGAGATGGGGCGACTCGTGTTGTGCCTGTTGCGGAAGGTTATGTTATTGGGAGCTGTATCAAAACAATTCCGATTGCTGGCAAAGATGTCAGCCTCTTTATCCAGCAACTCATGCGT GAAAGAGGTGAGAATATACCACCGGAAGATTCATTCGATGTTGCACGTAAAGTGAAGGAATTGTACTGCTACACTTGTTCAGACATTGTTAAG GAGTTTAACAAACACGACAAAGAGCCAGGAAAGTATATTAAACAGTGGAAAGGTGTTAAGCCAAAGACTGGTGCACCATACACTTGTGACGTTGGCTACGAACGTTTCCTTGGACCTGAG GTCTTCTTTAATCCAGAGATATACAGCAATGATTTTACAACTTCTTTACCGGCTGTAATAGACAAATGTATCCAGTCTGCACCAATTGACACACGACGAGCTTTATATAAG aACATAGTATTGTCCGGAGGCTCAACTATGTTCAAAGATTTCGGAAGAAGGTTACAAAGGGATCTCAAAAAGATTGTTGATGCCCGTGTTCTTGCTAATAACGCACGTACCGGTGGTGAAATCACG TCTCAACCAGTGGAGGTTAATGTGGTGAGCCACCCTGTCCAAAAGTTTGCTGTTTGGTTTGGAGGCTCTGTGCTTTCATCAACTCCTGAGTTTTTCGCG AGCTGCAGAACGAAAGAGGAGTATGAGGAATGTGGAGCAAGCATATGCCGTACTAATCCGGTGTTCAAAGGGatgtattaa